The DNA window AGAATAAAAAACGGTGCCTATCCAAAGCATCAGAAGCAATCTCTGACGCAACATGGTCCGGAAGGGCCACCAAATATTCTGAGAGGCCAAACTTTGACGCCTTTTTTTATTGGTtcgttcaataaaaaaatatatttatttattggttttatTTGTCCACTGCTGCAATATAAAGTGTAGTATAGACATTGGATCCAACAATCATCggaataaaaataaagtgaatatgTTATCACTGAAtgtttccttattttctctacTAGCTTGTCTCCTAGATCCTCTCCATTTCGGTTTTTCGTCTTTGGATTTCTTTTGTTAGAAAGTCTGAAAACTTTGAAAGAGTTGTAGAAATATAACTAGACATTAATTTTAGTAAAGATTCTGTTTAATTTTGTCAATCAAAACCGAAAAActgtttccaaaatttaatGGAAACGAACAGGTATTACTCCATTTAGCATTTTAGCTAGTAAGCGGTTCAATAATTATGTtgtcctctctctctatatatactCTACCAGTTCTCTATAGTAATACTATCCTCTCTAGTCTCTACTGCTCTTCATCTTTTAGTCTCTCAAGATGATGGATTATGCTCATAGCTTTGGTAAACTTGTTCTGATCACACCTTTCTATATTGGGTTGTTGTCTTCCATAGTAGTTTTAAGTGTTCCAGCCTTGGCTTCAAATACAAGTTGCAATTTTCAGGCAATCTTCAACTTTGGGGACTCAAATACTGATACAGGAGCTGATTCTGCTGCCTTCTCTCTTGTCACCCCACCCTATGGGGAGACCTTTTTTCACATGCCTGCTGGAAGACCTTCAGATGGAAGGCTCACCATTGATTTCATGGGTAGAAATTAAACTTTGTTTCATTATTTGCTAGATTTTTTGTTgaagggtgggggggagggAACTCCGTCCGCACTACTTACACCCAGGCATAGCTAGGTGTGAACACAAGCTGCTTCTGTATCAATTCCAGGGCCGAACTGAACCAATCTAGACCTGAATCAACTGGGAGTGATCAAGATCCCAATTCAGGTTATTAAACCTTGCCACACCAACCCTATCTCGGTGATACAAAACCACCTCATTAGAGGTGGAGTAGGGCGAGTCTCTATCGAAGCCACCCCATTGCCACTCCTAATATTGGTAGGGAAAACCTTAGACTCAGAATACCCTTCAAACTTGTGATTTTTCGCTTTCAAGCCGTTTAGGTTTGGAGACTGAAATAGGCCATTGCTATGGGCTATGAAGTTAAGAAGTAGTGTTTGGATAGATCAAATAGTATGAGTTATAGGCAATGGGATTAAGCTTTAAGGAGTCCCCCTCCCCCtattcccttttcttttgagCTAAAAATCTGCAAACAAAGAGatggctacatgaatcctatTTTTGCATCTAATCTATTGTTGTTAATGCAAAGGCAATGGAATAGTTATTGACTTGATCATTGTTGTTAAAATAATGAATATTTTGATCAGCTGAAAGATTCAGATTACCTAACCTCAGTGCGTATCTCGATTCATTGGGAACTAGCTTCATCCACGGTGCTAATTTCGTGGTATCTGGGGCAACAATCAGGCCGTCGGATAAAAGCCGAACTGGGAGAGGACCAAACCCCTTCTACTTGGATGTGCAAGTCTCCCAGTTCCAACGATTCAAATCCAGATTACAGTTAATCAGGAACCGAGGTAATTATTTAATTTGTTAAAAACCCTCTATTGCTATAAACCATGTAGCAGtaccggttcatcaaatcctatTCATCATCTATTTCTAGGTGGAATCTACACAAATTTGTTACCTAAGGAGGAGTTTTTGGGTCAAGCATTGTACACATTTGATATTGGTCAAAATGATATCGGTTTGGGTTTATTCAACAACCAATCTCCAGAGGAAATTAAAGCTGACATTCCCGATGTAATTAGCAAGCTCTCCAAGAATATTCAGGTAATTAATAATATTTGAACCATCTTAATAACCAGGTAAATTCATTATTTCCTAGGCCAGTAGTATTGTAGGTGTGTATCTGTTGCTGAGGTTCTTAAGTTTTCATTAGTCACAATATGGATTTGTATATTGTGTTGCAACTGGGCCACCCAGCCCATGAGCAAATGGCTTGTGAACTATATTAGGTTAAACCCAAACTGaattgtttaataaatggttttagATAATGAAATCAAGattgttaattttaattttttaattttttattcaaatgccttttttcccttttaattttttacttaaatggatgtaaacttaacattgaatgacttaacttACTATGTCTCCATTTATTGGTTTTAATTAGTTTGTCATCAGTTTAAAGGGTTCAGTTCGGTTTAAACCATTCAACTAAATGAtctcaattttgaaaccaaCATTAGACCACTTAAATGATTTCATGATTTCTATGTCAATGGCTTGGTTCGGTTTCAATAAATGGTTTTTAGTTTGATTTTATGCCCGTATGGATGCATGTGGTTCTAATTTGCAGGTAGTGTATGAtttaggaaggagagagagagagagagagagagagggagagagagatgattgacACATTTGTGATTCTTCTTGTAGGATTTGAGCAACCACTTGTAGCTTGTTGTGGCTTTGGAGGCAAATATAACTTCAGCAATACCGCACGGTGTGGGCAAACAGTAGTTGTGGATGGAAAACCAACATTCATAGGTTCTTGCGCAAACCCTTCTGTTAGAGTTAACTGGGATGGAAGCCATTTAACTGACGCAGCTAATAAATTTATTGTCGACCAAATTGCCACTGGAAAATTTTCAGACCCACCAGTCTCTTTACAAAACGCATGCAATAGGGATGAGTCTTTTGCATAATCACATTACCCTAGATAGCTAGAGTTTGATCTATCTATTGTTTGTAATATTTACTGATAATTtgtcatgaaataataaagtcttttatttttaccctttaattaattcaaggaaaaaaaaaaaactcttaagcGATTTATGAAGGGATGAAGTTGACTTTGAGAAAGAAAGATGTTCTTAGTCGTCCATTTGAAACATCACTGAAATAGCCATTTTCCTGTCATGGAGTTGTAGCTTTCATTCCATTTCTGGATCCTTGTTTATCAAGGGAGCTTAGGCTGCTGCTTCTAGTTTAGTTTCAAGCTCCAGACCAACACTTCTTGTGATTCACCTCCCTAAAACAATGCGTTAACCTCAAACTAATAGATTCGAGAAAGGGATTgaataatctccattgttgaagAAACTCCCAAGGAATAGATTTCCTAAGGACAACCTCCACCACTGCCTGTGAATCACATGCCACCCATAGCCTCTCCTCACCCATCTCCTTTACATACTTTAGACCAATAAATAGTGGGGAGAATTCTGCTTAATAATTTGTCATATTTCCAAGCGGGATAGCATAACTAAATAACACTAATCCAAAACAATTACGAACCACTCCACGAACCCCTGACAAACCTGGATTTCTTAGAGAACACCCATCTATATTCAACTTGATCCATCCAACAATAGGTCTAGTCCACTTCAGCTCCTCAATTGCAAGTGATGCAGAGGTAAATTTTACCTTAAAATTTAGGCTTCTAGACAGAAGGAAATTGATCATTGACCACGAGAGAAGTGCCCTCACATGAGATGACTCCCTAATATTACTCAGGGCCGCCTTCAAAATTAGACCAGATAGATGCCCGTTCTCATCATATCGTCTTCTATTTCGTTCATACCAAATAGGATaggaaataagtaaaaattcaGCCAGCCACGCCTCTTTTAAAGGGACTGAGCTTGCCATGGAGGACCACCATTGAGCTAGCTCAGTGAGAGAACTCAGTTGAGGCCATCCAACATTAAAAATATGGAAGAAATTGAACCCGACCTTACAAGCAATTGGACACTCCCAAAGTCCAATCTTGTCACAGCACTGGTTCTACATGCaaaaaaatgatgcaatgcatgcctAAACAAAttatatgatgctcatgatccGATTTTAGCAAACAGTACCTAGCaaacaattactaagtccaGGATAGGGTATCAGTGCTATTACAACATAAATCGTATCCTTAGTCCTAGAAAACCCATCAGTCACCCCGCAAACCCCTAATGTGTGACCCCACCCTATAGCCTCTATCCTTGAAAATTCATCAGCCCCCCAAGCTGTAGAATAGTCACGGTCTCAAAAATCCCCTCGGTCACCCTTGCTGTGGGGCAGCGACAGTCTCGAAAAACCTACTGGTCACTCGTGCTGCATCACAAACATACCATCCCtgggattagccagtacctaaccccTACTAGTAAGGGATTTAGAACCAGGGTCTATGAATCCTAACTAGATGCAATCTacattttttcgctaaaaagtcatgtatattaaaggaagaaaaagaggaaaaaagaaatatagtacATCAGATGAGAGAGTGAGAAATACCCAACACTCACaataagaagagagggagaagcataaattccaccttcggcattgccatcagcagaattacgcaactacccaactccaccaaaacaaaaaatctggaaaaaaTTCCTACGTGAATCTGAACATAGGCCGACCCGATGCATCCATGTCTAATTCCATCTGGACCAGagttggccaaattgaaatcggctCTAACACTTCAAAACGGGCGgctgactttgacaaaaaatctgCCATtgaatttgcttccctatagcaatgggttattttccattccacatcctccaaataagaaatacaatttatccatttttgccgagctatccatggactttgcctcttctgaaaaatagtcacaagtgcaactgaatcacattctatccataGCTGTTTCACATTGTGCTGCTTAGATAATTCAATCCCTATCATAATGTGTATActatcatcattcatcacacaccatacatacACACATCCTCTGACCTCTAGGCCCAAGGTACCGGAAAGAATCTCGGCCACACTGTGCCCCAGACCGTCAATACCACAGTTACAATTATAGACCTCATCCATAGAATCACAATAACTTAACTCACTTACCTCTGCAGTTCAAAACCATTCTTCAGCCTCATCCTTCCATATTCACAAGTTAGCAATAATAATAGCACAAGGTAAATAAGTCCATAATATCAAACAACATGCATAGCAGCAATATGACATGTCATTCATGCACACAGTTCATGCAAAAATACAAATAATGcataaacactccataaaataaagtcaaacaccCATTCACCTCAAAAACCAAATCACATGTGCGATAGGATTCCTGCAATCAACTTTGTATTCTCGCCCGATTGTTTTAAGTTCCTAAACCAAtgtgtatcattttttttaagcatTTATACACCCAATATGACTATGTATAGGTTCACTACTAAAACCAAAAATGACTCTCAACAGCACATGCTCAATCTTAATTTGAAGTCTCGGAAAAGCCCTCGAACTACCCCTACCCATAGGGCTAATTTGGGTAAACAAGGTAGGgaacataacccacaagggCAGGTACTGTCAAGTAAAATTGGGGCTGATTTGGGCTTAACACCCCAACCAGTGGGAGACAACCAGCTGGCCGTTTGCCCAACTGGTGCGTCGATTTCTGCAGCATTTCTTCACTCCCAAAGGCTGTTCTATAGATTTCCTTGGGTTGGGCAGCTCATGGCTGATAGGTATTGACCATGGCAACATGGGGAAGGTTTCCTAAGGCCTCTAGGGTCCTTTTACATCCCCTAAAACTCCTAATTACATGAATTAAAATTCTTCCCTAATGAATTCCCTAATTTTCTTCCATGGGATAGTAGATTCAGGTCTAGGAACCCATTCCTGAACCTGCGGAGCTCAAACCCAATTTATGGGTAGCAGTAGGGTTATGCTATAGGTCTGAAAACTACCAATTACACAATTTCAGCACAGGAAAATTCTGCAAAATTAAATTTATATAGTCCCTATGCTTACCCAACTAGCAAAACTCAAATTTCATGTCACTAACTTCCACTTTGGGATAAAACCCATTGCATACAAGCTCTGAACCCAAATTCTGTGAGGTTATAGAGACCATCAAAGGTCTGTACACTATTTCTAATTACAATTTCAGCAAgcatattttatatatatgggTGCTACAGCTGTGTTTCCATCTCTGGGATGATGAACCCCATGCATGCAGCCTAAAACCCAGCTGTGCATAACTACTTAGACCACATACAACCTGGATATTACCTAATTTTTACAGGTACAACATGCATGACTAAAGTTATTCAGTCTCTGTATTTAAATTCCACTCAAATCCCATGCGTGCAGTCCATGGTTGCAGActttgggtggctgcatgcttgggAACCAAGCTGAATTGTGTTCCTACAAAATAGAAATACTGTACAACAATTAAGGTTGAAGAATTTTACCTTCTAATATGTGTACAACAACAATTATATAACAGAAGGGCAGTAGGAGAGGGACAACTgctcccttctctccttctatttcttcttcttcttcttcctttttctttctttttcttcttcttcttccctttgctgCTGTTCCACTGAATTTGCAGCAGCAAATAAGGTGAAACAGTGATGGTGGCTTGCTATATAATTCAGCCAAAGGgtccttagggcccgtttggatGAACACcctaaaaaacataaaattaaaactaattaaaattaattttttattaatagaCCCCACCAATATTGACTTATTAGGTTGGATTTGGTCAGTATCATGACCTCTACATGTTAGGTAAGTGCGAGGCTCGGGGGTGTAGGGATGTGAGCCCCACAAGAAAAACCCAATTTTCCTGTATTCTACCAGCCGAACTGACTAGCCGGTTGGCAGCAGAGTATCCCACTGGTTTACCCATTTTAATCTCATTTGTTGTCCTAACTTTTGGGTTCTTAAGTCCATCTAATGTAAGACTGGTCCCACTCATATATTGGCTATTTTATGTACCTTCCTTGGCCAATAAATCAATCAAATTCCCTCTCTCTTACTACTATATATATCCATAGTAGAGCAACCTACTCTCTTATGCCAACTAGGCTATAAGATGAAGGTAAGTTGCTTccagtttagggtgttacatgCCTTGCTCGAGCTCCAAAGATGTTTCCTAAGCTCAAAGATTAGCTCAAAATGGGTTAAGGGTTTCGGACAAAAATTTCATGGAAATCACCACAAAATACACATGACAGATCAATGTTCATCTATTTACCTAAAACATCTCTGATCGGGATACCATTAAGATCTCTccgaaagaaaattttaaatttaggaTGGATATgaagtttccaaaaaaaattcaccACATGGGAGTGAAAGTAAAAAGAGAATGGCTCCAAGGGGTCATCTCCCCAAAAAGGTCCTGTAAGAAGTGAAGATTGGAAGGTAATTAAGAAGATAACAAACTCACACATTTAAGATTAGAGGGTAAACAAGAAGATACAAGTTCATACATTCCATTGGTTATCAAAACTCTCGATTTTCCTTGTGAGAACATAAGCATCCAAGCTTAAATGAAAGGTGGGAAGTCCCTCTACAAATAAAACGCCCCGCCCCCATTAAGCTTGCaaaatattgtcctctttggccaatgggcctcaaaccttaAAAACACTTTGTAACATGTTAAGGAGACTAGAGGTTACCAACTAGTgtagtaatctctccctaggcgatgtgggactaaagtttgcacacgctcaccgatctcccaagctGCCTTGTACTTGCCATACTCTTGATGGAGACACCTCATCGATCTCCTAGGTGGGTCCGGTACTTGCCTTATTCTTTGGTGTCACAATCTTCCCCCTTTTGTCACAACGTCCCCGTTGTAGCCTCACACGCTATCGGGGTTTCCTTTAATATCATTTATAATGcctcggccccattaaccttgcacagtATTCCCCTccttggcccatgggcctcaaggctttaaaacgcattgtgccatgttaaagagGCTAAAGGTTATCAACttgcccagtaatctctccctaggtgatgtgggactaaagtttgcacacccacACTCCCAAACCCCTtgatacttgccgtattcttggtggtgACATTGCAATGATCTCCCAAGTGGGTCCAGTATTTTTCATATCCTTGGGTGTCTAAACAAATCCCACTAATCATATAAGGTCATCGGACCCGAGGAGTACAACACTTTCTGGGCTATTACCGGTAGATACCGAACGGTAGATCTATTATCATCCGATGACCATCTACCAGTTGATGGTTGGATTGAATTAAGCCTCTGTTTAGGTCACCTATAGATCAGACACCTTCTGGTGACATCTACTGGTGGTGTTTCTGAAGCGAAATTGGATTGGACTCTATGTCTGTCATCGGTAGGACCACTGGTAGATCATACATCCATCAGTGGACAATACTAAACTGTCTTTAAGGAAGTTTAAGGGGTTTTTAAATGAGCCTTTAAGGGGTTTTTTAATGGGCCTTTTGAAACCTTTAGACAACACTTACCCTTGTAACTAAGATACAAACATTCTCCTTTTGGTGAGGTTGAGTGGAGCACATTTCGGGCATTCTTTGATGGAAATTTCTTCTCCAAGTGAACAGACAAAGTGATGGGtggtatgatttcttttgaAGTGatgttaaattttaaaactaatgTATGCCATTTCACTCATGTGTTTTAAATTATAATCTCATGTATGCTTTACTTTCAAATATATCAAATGTTTGAGTATGAATTGTGGATGTAATGTGATTATGAATGggtgggatctggtgtggctgaGGGAAATACTGGTATTGTGATCGCCACGTGTTGTATAATGCATTTTGTGTGTATTATAGCTTAGATTGGGCATGGGTTGTGGTGTGGTTATTGGTAATTCCAGTGTAATAATGCCATACTAACTGTTTTATGCTAGAGTTAGGCTTGGGCATGGGATGCTGTGTTGCCCATGGTGATGCTGGCACCATATTTACAATTTTACAAGAATTTTCTGAATGGAATAAGTTGGGAAATTTCACACTGTTACAGGGAAGTTAACGTTGCTGCAGATAAGCTAGCAAAGCATGGAGCAAAATCAAAAAGTTCTACCTCATGGCTAATAGGTCCTTCATTTGTTTTATCTGATGTTAGCTGGGATTTTTAGAGAAGACCCAGATTTCAGTTTACATAGTCATTGTTATTGGGCTAAAAATCTTCTGATGGCCATTCAGAAGGTGGACTTTTAGTTCAATGATTTTCGTTTCTATTGTATCTTCTTTGATTATTAATGATATTCTTTActgatagcaaaaaaaaaaaaaaaaattatcattgctaAAGACATGTATATTATTGTGGTTAACAATCTATatcctatgctacgaccctttgtCAATAGGGTGCAATGTTAGATAAACCAATATGGTAGGTTCGATCAGACTTTTTGGGAAGCAACTTTTGTGGTACTatgtgattgttgctagagGTAGAAACTAGCCCAGTTTTGTGGCTATTACACCCCGCTTCTATTAGGAAAGCTCCAGTCAAGGTTAAAGGTATCGGGTTTTGACCCTTTAggagaccgaaattttggtcaaaacctgagaaatttcaaggaaaccagggaatttttcccgatttagtggaaacttaggtttcgaccaccaaactatgttttttttttttttttttttcctgattttttgtgtacatcatattttagaCATTTATAACAcgttcacatcattagtttcataaaaaaacatataaagtcatacttgtgtggtgaaccaaaggttcggtaatcattacgctgagttgttgaatgaaatatgttataggtaaatgcattttcaaaaacagaaaaaatgcattaacatgcaaaaaaataTTCGGTCACTGTGAATGCATAGATCGGGTCCTCCTaagtaatatataaaatatttacataattttactctatttacaagtatattctataaaaaaaaaatagtttttgggGAAGTTGGaacttacctttttggtccaagctgtctttcttatgtagatgaagcaagaaccaccATTTGATTCAACTTTGTTAAGAAAAAAGTGGTAATCTCCATTATTTCCCCAATTTTCCCACTCCTAGGAGACAAAACTATGTAGGGAGAGTCGAATTCTACTAAAGAAGGCTTGGGTTACTTTTCAAAGTAACTTATATAGGACCTGGTTCAAGTCAAACTAGTTGGTTTGgttgaaatttcccatgttttagttgaaacatgggaaatttcgtcGAAACATGATCGAAACCcatgacttttaaaagtcacaggacatattgtttcgacccttggggataCAATTGAAACCTGTGAAATTTCGTAAGTTTCGACCGATTTCTTGAACCATGCCTCCAGTGTGACTTGGACACTTACCAGTCCTATATCTCTACTAGGATCTCAAATTGTACTATCTTAACAATCTCAACCATCAAATGGATGAGGTCACCTTGTCGCAGACCACGCTTCACACCAAAAATCCCCTGAGGGCCTCCATTCACCAATATAGAAATTTTTGTAGATGCAAAAATTTGCTCAAGCCAGTTGATCCATTTGTCAAAGAAGCCAAATCTGTGCAGGACCTGGAAGACAAACGACCAAGAGATTGTGTCATATGCCTTCCTTATATCAATCTTCATCTTAAGGCCAACCCCTCTAGTTACAAAAAACATTAGGTTGGCCAACTCAGAAGCCACGCTAATGTTGTTATGAATCATCTTCCCCTTCTGGAATGCTCCCTGCTCATTTGAAATCAATCTAGGGAGGAGAATCTCCAGTCTCAGCACCATCACTTTGGAAATTAATTTGtagaaaaaatttcccatgcacTAGGGTCTGAATTTATCCAGATAGTCGGCTCCATCAACTTTGGGATTAAGACAAGGAAATTGTAGTTTACCCCATTAGGCATAGAGCAAGTACTAAAAAATTGCCTTACCACGTTGCACACCACCATCTCAACCACTACCCGGCACATCCAAAAAAAGCCTCCATAGAAACCATCGGGGCCAGGGGAGTTGCTTAGGTCCAACTCCCATACCGCCCTCCTTATTTCATCGTTCCCAGGGAGCGAATCCAAGCTATAGCAATCAGCCTGATCAAGGACCCTTGGGATGCAGTCCAGAAGCTCCACATGATTCACTTTTGGGGTAGCTCTATGAAACTTTCATAGAAGTCAACAATGAAATCTCCCAACTGCTACTGCCCTTCCACAATATCCCCATCCTGCTTCTTTAGAGCTCTGATCATattcttatttcttctcatcttgACTGAAAGGTGGAAGAATTTGGAGTTTCTATAGCCaaatttcaatcattttatTCTAGCCTTTTCTGCCCAGAAGCATTCATGGTACTCCAAGGCCTTGACCATGGTCGTCTTCACATCAAcctctaaggaaaaaaaatagtcactcatcccttctctctctatctgcTCCTGAACCTGAGAGAGAGCAGTCTTTGCACATTCCAGTGCTCTATAAAtgtgaagaaaggaagaacgTGCCCAAGACTTCAAAACCCCTTTTAGGCATTTTAGTTTTTTcataagaacaaaaattggggACCCGTAGATCCATTTAGACCAGGAGGATGCCACCACCCTGTCAAAATCTTTATGCTTCATCCAAAATTGATGAAATTTGAAGGGGCAATTAGGAGGGTGCTGACTAATCACAGAGGATACCAGTAGAAGGGTATGATTAGAAGAAAATCTTGGCATAACCTTCTACGAGCAATCTTAAAATCTTGCCAGCCACTCTTCATTGTAAAAACTCCAATCAAGCACTTCACAGACATTCCCTACTCTCCTATTGTTGCTCTAAGTGAACTTTCTCCCAATCGAAGGCTTCTGGGTCATGAACCATAGCACTGAATTCTGCTGCTGAGCCCAAACTGAGAGATCCAGGCCCTCTTTTTTCATTTGCTTGGAGGgtggcattaaagtcaccaatCAAAGTCCACAGAGTTGGAGAAAGAGGGGAATCTATGACAAATTTCTGCCAAAGATTCCTTCTCTCCGCTCTGAAACTACTCGCATGAACAAAGGAAACTTGAACCTGGCGGAGATCCCGAGTCAAAGAGATCGTGATATATTGCTCCGAATATGAGACAACCATAGGAACACACAAATTTCTCTTCCACATAATCCACATATTAGAAATTCTACCATCTCTATTATTATAGATAAAACAATTATaaaacccaatttattaaaaaataaattagggaaATCACTTACAGGCACCATTGGTTCTAAAATACACAGAAGGTCTAGATCCTTTTGCTTGATCAAATCCTTCAAGGCACACCTACCTACCACCTTCTTAATacctctgatattccaaaagagTATCTACATAAGATCACTTTTTGGAAACAGTCAAACAGTTAGATTTGGAGGTCTGCCCCATCACTGCGAcattctttcccttccttttatcAATGTCCTCTGCCTTGACTAGGACATTGTCGAACTCTGCTACTTCCTGGTGTTGGATGATCACCCTCCCACCCCTAATGTGAGAGGGGGATAGACCTGAGACTACGTGTTCCTCACCACCCCAGTCCTGACCACACCAACTTTTACTGCCTCTTGATTGGTGTCGACCCCTGCACAGATCAGCGTACAACACTCTGTTCTTTCGAAGGCACAGAGTGCGAGCGATCTAAGCCAAATCCACTTCATTCATTTTTGATTCCCTAACATTAGTGTCCTCCACCATTTCTTCCTTGTCCTGTGTAGAAGCAAGGGATTCCTCCTCTGAAGAGGAGACTTTAGATCTGCCTGGGTCCGAACCGGATCCATACCCGCTGCCAAGTGGATTATCCACCATGACAGGTTTGTGCCGTGGGGCACTGGCAAAATCACTTTAATATTCCTTGATTGGCATTTCCAAAAATAGGGGATTCTCTTACCACAGTCTGAATATTCCTATGAAAGGAAGATTCCATAATAGGGCCACCAGAGTGGGCGGGCACTCCACCACCCTCTTCCGCCTGAAATCAATCAGCAATGGGGAAGCTGCCACCATCCTCCATCACTGGCTCCCTTCTCTCTTTGTTCTTCTTAACATGGCATTGGTCGACAGAGTGTCCAAGTGTTTTGCAAGAAAACCACCTAGCAATGTCATCTTCATAAGTGATTCActgcttgaagaagaaaaaagaatccttCCCCGGCTGCCTTCTTTCTACCTGGATTTCCTCCACCCTGTTGCCGCCCAGTTCAATTGCGTTGAGAACTCGAGCATAGTTCCCCATTGCAGCATTCATTGTACGACGATCAATCTCCACCGGTCTACTTGAGGCTTTAGCCATCgataatagaatttttttcatGCCAGTACTCCATTGGCAATTTTGGATATCTAATCCAGACTAGCTTTGTTTTGATGTGCTCTTCATGAATACTAAATTCTGGGTGCCGTTGCTGAAACCTTATGATCTGGCACTTAACATTCACAGGCCCTCGTTTCCACACTAAGGT is part of the Macadamia integrifolia cultivar HAES 741 chromosome 9, SCU_Mint_v3, whole genome shotgun sequence genome and encodes:
- the LOC122089522 gene encoding GDSL esterase/lipase At3g26430-like; the protein is MDYAHSFGKLVLITPFYIGLLSSIVVLSVPALASNTSCNFQAIFNFGDSNTDTGADSAAFSLVTPPYGETFFHMPAGRPSDGRLTIDFMAERFRLPNLSAYLDSLGTSFIHGANFVVSGATIRPSDKSRTGRGPNPFYLDVQVSQFQRFKSRLQLIRNRGGIYTNLLPKEEFLGQALYTFDIGQNDIGLGLFNNQSPEEIKADIPDVISKLSKNIQDRNDDQGPLHNGNDDESGYYSPRGPGRYSMYTIGEDDPMVDPTDAIQPALSIHIKGEDPASDSEDSEGYEITLEGEPNPIVEHKAYAYNRLIDIKLEADEIDQLLGEVATSEQCYTK